The Erigeron canadensis isolate Cc75 chromosome 1, C_canadensis_v1, whole genome shotgun sequence genome segment ATTTAATATTCCCTATTTGTTAGCTTATTCATAGGTTTATACGGATTAAGAAAATGTTACCAAACAAAAGGATTATTCCGCGTCTCTATATATGTTTATCTCCCGTCAATATGTGCACACAAAAATGCGTGCACTAATTAATAGAAAAATGCAACATGACCTTACATTAATTATAAAAGTATGTAAAGGAAAAAACTTCTCATTAGACATGCAAATAGCAGGACAAATAAACAAAAGCACAATATCGAATACATcatgtaaaaggaaaaaaacataCATGAACTTAATTGTAAAAGATGTTTGCCATAAACTAAATAAgggaaaatatttttaagtactTATGCAAAATAGAGTCGTtgtaactttacaaaaaaaaaaataacataagagGTAAATTATCAACTGAGATGTTCAGTATATCTTGTAACTTTTCGATCTGATCATTCATTTTCCAATTCGCAACGAAGCAAAGCTGCTGCTAGAAGCTTTCCATGGATCAGCAGGAGCTACCCAAACAAGACTATCAACATACTGAACAACTTTGAGCATAGTCGAATCGATATCAAGTTTAAAAGATTTAACCTTGGCTTCGACCGAATCATATAAAGCTAGATAACTAAAATGAGGTTTAAAGAGAAACTCATTATTTAATGTGAATCCAATTGGGTGCACATTACCATAAAACTTAAAATCTGAAATTATATCGTCTTTCTTCCATAATTTAAACCCGCCATACTTAGTCGTCCATACCCAAATCTCGTATtcactttcatcaaatatattGCGTGAAATCACACAAATGTTTCCAGCCATAACTCCAAGAATATTCGTCCGTGAAAACATTTCATCATGTAAGATTTTATATGGTAATGGTAACAAAGTGAAAGTTTCGGCATTCAAATTAAATGCAACTATTGTTTGTTTGCTCATTTCCTCATCAATATAGCCAAGCCAATGAATATAACCATTATGTCCATCCACACAAACTTCGGCTTCATCAAAGATCCTTGTAACTTTGCGCAAAAACGTTTGCTTTCTTTCATCAATTAATTTCCAAGAACCTTTTCTCATACTATAGACCTCGACTTGCAACCAATAATCTACAACACAAGCACGAGTATCTTGCAACGATGAGATGCTTGCTAGCTTGACAACTTTGTAATCATCGGTTTTGGGATCATAC includes the following:
- the LOC122588648 gene encoding F-box/kelch-repeat protein At3g06240-like, which produces MANSLQQSPNMENLNEKPLQNILIRLPAKQLAQMRCVSKRFNAFLSRPSFIKSHLNHSVHNNDEALLIFHRGFSFHKKPFTAHPSRSPHIELPASLIKLPVIPKSDHTLCGVIGSVNGLICFSSHKNNKDFWGDIHIWNPSLSALLKLPPYTMPFRHNGEIDVLFRFGYDPKTDDYKVVKLASISSLQDTRACVVDYWLQVEVYSMRKGSWKLIDERKQTFLRKVTRIFDEAEVCVDGHNGYIHWLGYIDEEMSKQTIVAFNLNAETFTLLPLPYKILHDEMFSRTNILGVMAGNICVISRNIFDESEYEIWVWTTKYGGFKLWKKDDIISDFKFYGNVHPIGFTLNNEFLFKPHFSYLALYDSVEAKVKSFKLDIDSTMLKVVQYVDSLVWVAPADPWKASSSSFASLRIGK